In Oscillatoria acuminata PCC 6304, a single window of DNA contains:
- a CDS encoding GNAT family N-acetyltransferase, translated as MGFWKNLFSGSDTSSAPIGAQIEGYQSAGTSDRPGTSPRVYFSTDRDIDLYELEELCDAVGWSRRPLRKVKKAIQYSFLVVSMWEMRGKTRRLIGFSRATSDHAFNATIWDVVVHPEYQGKGFGKSLMNYTIKRLRSEDISNITLFADPHVVEFYRNLGFMSDPEGIKGMFWYPNR; from the coding sequence ATGGGTTTTTGGAAAAATTTATTTAGCGGTTCTGATACATCTTCTGCGCCGATCGGGGCGCAAATCGAGGGATATCAATCTGCCGGGACGAGCGATCGCCCTGGCACCAGTCCTCGTGTCTATTTCAGCACAGATCGAGATATCGACCTTTATGAACTAGAAGAACTCTGTGATGCAGTCGGTTGGTCTCGTCGCCCCCTGCGTAAGGTTAAAAAAGCAATTCAATACAGTTTTCTCGTGGTTTCTATGTGGGAAATGCGCGGCAAAACCCGTCGCTTGATCGGCTTTTCTCGCGCCACCTCAGACCATGCTTTTAATGCCACCATCTGGGATGTCGTGGTTCATCCCGAATATCAAGGCAAAGGGTTCGGCAAGTCCCTGATGAATTACACCATCAAGCGTCTGCGAAGTGAAGATATTAGCAATATCACCCTGTTTGCCGACCCCCATGTAGTCGAGTTCTACCGAAACTTGGGATTTATGTCCGATCCTGAGGGCATTAAAGGAATGTTTTGGTATCCCAATCGGTAG
- the gloA gene encoding lactoylglutathione lyase: protein MRILHTMLRVGNLEKSLDFYCNVLDMKLLRQKDYPGGKFTLAFVGYRDESEEAAIELTYNWDTDHYDIGTGYGHIALGVDDIYGTCDRIKAKGGKVTREPGPMKHGSTVIAFVEDPNGYKIELIQTKPA from the coding sequence ATGAGAATTTTACACACAATGTTGCGAGTCGGCAACCTGGAAAAATCCCTGGATTTTTACTGCAACGTTTTGGACATGAAGCTATTGCGGCAAAAAGACTATCCCGGGGGAAAATTCACCTTGGCATTTGTGGGGTATCGCGACGAATCGGAAGAAGCGGCGATCGAACTGACTTACAACTGGGATACGGACCATTATGATATCGGGACGGGGTATGGTCATATTGCCCTAGGCGTGGATGACATTTACGGCACCTGCGATCGCATCAAAGCCAAAGGCGGCAAAGTCACCCGCGAACCGGGACCCATGAAACACGGGTCCACAGTGATCGCCTTCGTAGAAGACCCCAACGGTTATAAAATCGAACTGATTCAAACCAAACCAGCATAA
- a CDS encoding Rqc2 family fibronectin-binding protein: MQPVDLTTLIAAYSELRTTWLPARLEQVYQRDRHTIFLALRTLTGRGWLAVSWHPTAARLHLSDPPPRKPDTFTFSDQLRHQLGGLAFVAVAPVSPWERALDLQFAKRPGDPILWHLYIEIMGKRSNAILANADNQIVTAAHQVSEKQSSIRPILTGAPYALPPSLTDPIPSLTEPQSRWQERIALIPDALGRQMLKSYQGLSSHLVKAAIASAQLDFEQSTHSLTQEDWNRLFASWQQWLNFIQSCQTGDLSSIYPHWTETGYQVINWNHNPEPPDFKSVQDLLNRYYTDELNRFDFKQLRHQLSQKLSNLLNKLRFKGQGFENRLQESSEADDYRAKADLLMANLHEWQPGMKAIALPDFETGEPVTIPLDLEKNAVQNAQSLYKRHQKLKRARGAVEPLLAAVRQEIDYLEQIEVAISQIDDYREPADLKALAEIREEFIQQGYLSDPEYKRQTQESTPEFYHFVSPSGFELLIGRNNRQNDVLSFRVATDYDLWFHTQEIAGSHGLLRLPPGAVADEADLQFAADLTAYYSRARHSEQVPVVYTEPKNVYKPKGAKPGMVIYKHERILWGCPQHFTPQA, translated from the coding sequence ATGCAACCTGTTGACTTGACTACCCTCATTGCCGCCTATAGCGAGTTGCGAACCACTTGGTTACCGGCGCGACTCGAACAGGTTTATCAGCGCGATCGCCATACCATTTTTTTAGCCCTGCGAACCCTCACCGGGCGCGGATGGTTGGCGGTTTCCTGGCATCCCACTGCGGCAAGATTGCATCTGAGTGACCCGCCGCCGCGTAAACCGGATACCTTCACCTTTAGTGACCAATTGCGCCATCAACTGGGGGGTTTGGCATTTGTGGCAGTCGCCCCCGTCTCTCCCTGGGAACGCGCCCTGGACCTCCAATTTGCCAAACGTCCGGGGGACCCGATACTCTGGCATTTATATATCGAAATCATGGGCAAACGCAGTAATGCCATTCTCGCCAATGCGGACAATCAAATCGTCACTGCCGCCCATCAGGTGAGTGAAAAGCAGTCCAGTATCCGCCCCATCCTCACCGGCGCACCCTACGCCCTACCCCCCAGTCTGACGGACCCGATCCCCAGTCTGACGGAACCGCAATCGCGCTGGCAAGAACGGATTGCCCTGATTCCTGATGCTTTGGGACGGCAAATGCTCAAAAGTTATCAGGGTTTGAGTTCTCATTTGGTAAAAGCGGCGATCGCCTCTGCCCAACTCGACTTTGAACAATCCACCCACAGTCTGACCCAGGAAGATTGGAACCGCCTATTTGCTTCCTGGCAACAGTGGCTAAACTTTATCCAAAGCTGTCAAACCGGGGATTTATCCAGTATTTATCCCCATTGGACAGAAACCGGATATCAGGTAATCAACTGGAACCACAACCCAGAACCCCCGGATTTCAAGTCAGTCCAAGACTTATTAAATCGGTACTATACCGATGAACTGAATCGGTTTGACTTTAAGCAACTGCGCCATCAACTCAGTCAAAAACTCTCTAATCTCTTAAATAAATTGCGATTCAAAGGGCAGGGATTTGAAAACCGCTTGCAAGAATCTTCCGAAGCAGACGACTATCGGGCAAAAGCGGATTTATTGATGGCGAACTTGCATGAGTGGCAACCGGGGATGAAGGCGATCGCCCTTCCCGACTTTGAAACCGGCGAACCCGTCACCATTCCCCTGGATTTAGAAAAAAATGCCGTCCAAAATGCCCAATCTCTCTACAAACGCCACCAAAAATTGAAACGGGCAAGGGGTGCTGTCGAACCCTTACTCGCTGCGGTTCGCCAGGAAATCGACTACTTAGAACAGATTGAAGTCGCTATTTCTCAAATCGATGACTATCGGGAACCGGCAGATTTAAAAGCATTGGCGGAAATTCGCGAAGAGTTCATCCAGCAGGGATATCTCAGCGACCCCGAATACAAGCGTCAAACCCAGGAATCGACTCCGGAGTTTTACCACTTTGTCTCTCCCAGTGGGTTTGAACTGTTGATTGGGCGGAACAATCGCCAGAATGATGTGTTGAGTTTTCGCGTGGCGACGGATTATGACTTGTGGTTCCACACCCAGGAGATTGCCGGAAGTCATGGATTGTTGCGCTTACCCCCAGGTGCCGTTGCTGATGAAGCAGATTTACAATTTGCAGCAGATTTAACCGCTTACTATAGTCGCGCCCGTCACAGTGAGCAAGTCCCGGTGGTGTACACCGAACCGAAAAATGTTTATAAACCCAAGGGGGCGAAACCTGGAATGGTCATTTATAAGCATGAGCGCATCCTCTGGGGCTGTCCTCAACATTTTACCCCGCAGGCTTAA
- the remA gene encoding extracellular matrix/biofilm regulator RemA — protein sequence MDIQLINIGFGNIICANRVIAIVSPESAPIKRIVTEAREGNRLIDATYGRRTRAVIIMDSSHVILSSIQPETVANRFVTSKDS from the coding sequence ATGGATATTCAACTGATTAATATCGGGTTTGGTAATATCATTTGTGCCAATCGAGTGATTGCCATTGTCAGTCCAGAATCGGCCCCCATCAAGCGAATTGTCACTGAGGCGCGGGAGGGAAATCGGCTGATTGATGCGACCTACGGCAGGCGGACCAGGGCGGTGATTATTATGGATTCGAGTCATGTGATTCTTTCATCCATTCAACCAGAGACGGTTGCCAATCGGTTCGTTACCAGTAAAGATAGTTAA
- the argC gene encoding N-acetyl-gamma-glutamyl-phosphate reductase has translation MGELETMRVGIVGASGYGGVQLVRLIRDHPQLDLVYLGGDSSAGKPFSDLYPHLSQATDLIIESVDVDTIADRCQVVFLSLPNGLAYQMAPRLLEKGCKVLDLSADYRFSNLETYKNWYGGDRADAETAAVAVYGLPELYRDRIKDAQLIGCAGCYPTASILALAPLLKQGMIVPNSAIIDAKSGISGAGRQAKTNLLLAEADNSVAAYGVGRHRHTPEIESIGSDLAGQDILVQFTPHLMPMVRGILSTVYATLRDPGLVREDLVTIYTAFYRNSPWVRVLPAGVFPQTKWAMNSNMCYIGVEIDQRTDRAIVISAIDNLLKGQAGQAIQCLNIMMGWDETLGLPELGFYP, from the coding sequence ATGGGTGAATTAGAAACTATGCGGGTTGGCATTGTTGGGGCATCAGGATATGGTGGCGTCCAACTCGTTCGATTGATTAGAGATCATCCCCAACTGGATTTAGTCTACTTAGGTGGCGATAGCAGTGCGGGTAAACCCTTCTCAGATCTCTATCCTCATCTTTCTCAAGCTACTGACCTGATCATCGAGTCAGTGGATGTTGACACGATCGCCGATCGCTGTCAAGTGGTTTTTCTCTCCTTACCCAATGGCCTAGCCTATCAAATGGCCCCCCGGTTATTGGAAAAAGGCTGCAAGGTTCTCGACCTTTCCGCCGACTATCGATTTAGTAATTTAGAAACCTATAAAAATTGGTACGGTGGCGATCGCGCCGATGCTGAAACCGCTGCAGTGGCTGTCTATGGCTTGCCGGAATTATATCGCGATCGCATCAAGGATGCCCAACTCATCGGCTGTGCCGGTTGCTATCCCACCGCCAGCATTCTCGCCTTGGCCCCCCTTCTCAAACAAGGCATGATTGTCCCCAATAGCGCCATCATTGATGCCAAATCGGGGATTTCCGGTGCCGGACGCCAAGCCAAAACCAATCTCCTCCTCGCTGAAGCGGATAACTCCGTCGCCGCCTATGGGGTAGGGCGTCATCGTCACACCCCAGAAATCGAGTCCATTGGTAGCGATCTCGCCGGACAGGATATTCTTGTCCAATTCACTCCCCACCTGATGCCGATGGTCCGGGGAATTCTCTCCACCGTCTATGCCACATTGCGGGATCCAGGTCTAGTCCGGGAAGATTTGGTCACCATTTACACCGCATTTTATCGCAATAGTCCTTGGGTGCGGGTCCTCCCTGCGGGAGTCTTCCCTCAAACCAAGTGGGCGATGAATAGTAATATGTGTTACATCGGGGTAGAAATTGACCAACGGACCGATCGCGCGATCGTGATTTCCGCTATTGATAACCTCCTCAAAGGTCAAGCGGGTCAAGCCATCCAATGTCTGAACATTATGATGGGTTGGGATGAAACCCTCGGATTGCCCGAACTCGGTTTCTATCCCTAG
- a CDS encoding photosystem I reaction centre subunit III yields the protein MGRLFALVLTICLWFSFAPAASADLYQNLTPCSDNPAFVQKAKNAKTPGAKARFEKYSTLLCGPEGYPHLIVDGNLAHVNEFGIPSLLFLYIAGWIGWAGRSYLIAVRGSGSAEEKEIIIDLPLAIKCSLSSAVWPLAAFGEFTTGKLTAKNNEITVSPR from the coding sequence ATGGGACGATTGTTCGCGTTGGTTCTGACGATTTGCCTTTGGTTCAGCTTTGCCCCTGCTGCATCTGCTGACTTATACCAAAACCTCACTCCTTGCAGTGATAATCCGGCATTCGTCCAAAAGGCTAAGAATGCTAAAACCCCAGGTGCCAAAGCTCGCTTTGAGAAATATTCCACCTTGCTCTGTGGACCTGAAGGTTATCCTCATTTGATTGTGGATGGCAACTTGGCCCACGTTAATGAGTTTGGCATTCCTAGCTTGCTGTTTCTCTATATTGCTGGATGGATCGGCTGGGCTGGCCGTTCCTACTTGATTGCAGTTCGTGGCAGCGGCAGTGCTGAAGAAAAAGAAATTATCATTGACCTTCCTTTGGCAATCAAATGTTCTTTAAGTAGTGCAGTTTGGCCTTTGGCCGCTTTTGGCGAATTTACCACGGGTAAATTAACTGCCAAAAATAATGAGATTACTGTCTCTCCCCGTTAG
- the eno gene encoding phosphopyruvate hydratase, which produces MNGIDSTAIEVIRAREILDSRGRPTVEAEVYLANGAMGLAQVPSGASTGSFEAHELRDGDKKRYGGKGVAKAVENVENKIAPSLVEMDALDQGAIDYAMIKLDGSPNKSNLGANAILGVSLATAKAGANALQIPLYRYLGGPLANLLPVPLMNVINGGAHAANNVDFQEFMIVPSGASSFKEALRWGAEVFASLSSVLDEKGLLTGVGDEGGFAPNLESNQAALEILMLAIKKAGYKPGEEVSLAMDVAASEFYKDGKYVYEGTAHEPSELIDYLAKLVDEYPIVSIEDGLHEDDWESWKLLTQKLGDRVQLVGDDLFVTNHIRLKRGIEMGAGNAILIKLNQIGTLTETLETIDMATRNGFRSMISHRSGETEDTTIADLAVATRAGQIKTGSLCRSERVAKYNRLLRIEDELGDRAVYAGTVGLGPKGSK; this is translated from the coding sequence ATGAACGGAATTGACAGCACAGCAATTGAAGTGATTCGCGCCCGGGAAATCCTCGACTCTCGGGGACGTCCTACGGTGGAAGCAGAAGTCTATTTAGCCAATGGTGCAATGGGGTTAGCCCAGGTCCCCAGTGGAGCCTCGACGGGCAGTTTTGAGGCCCATGAACTCCGGGATGGAGATAAGAAGCGCTACGGTGGCAAAGGGGTGGCGAAGGCGGTTGAGAATGTTGAAAATAAAATCGCCCCCAGTTTGGTGGAAATGGATGCCTTGGATCAAGGGGCGATCGACTATGCCATGATTAAGTTAGATGGTTCCCCCAATAAGTCTAATTTGGGTGCCAATGCCATTCTCGGCGTTTCCTTGGCAACGGCTAAGGCAGGAGCAAATGCCCTTCAAATTCCCCTCTATCGCTATTTAGGCGGTCCTCTGGCGAATTTGTTGCCGGTGCCGTTGATGAATGTGATTAATGGTGGGGCTCACGCAGCCAATAATGTGGATTTTCAGGAGTTTATGATTGTCCCATCCGGGGCCTCTTCTTTTAAGGAAGCCCTGCGCTGGGGTGCTGAGGTATTTGCCTCTCTCAGCAGTGTTTTGGATGAGAAAGGATTGCTGACTGGGGTTGGCGATGAAGGTGGGTTTGCCCCCAATTTGGAGTCGAATCAAGCGGCGTTAGAAATCTTGATGTTGGCGATTAAAAAGGCTGGATACAAACCTGGGGAAGAAGTTTCTCTGGCAATGGATGTCGCCGCCAGTGAGTTCTACAAAGATGGCAAGTATGTTTATGAGGGAACTGCTCATGAACCCAGCGAGTTAATCGATTATTTGGCGAAGTTAGTAGACGAATATCCGATTGTTTCCATTGAGGATGGATTGCACGAGGATGATTGGGAAAGCTGGAAATTGTTGACTCAAAAGTTAGGCGATCGCGTCCAATTAGTCGGGGATGATTTGTTTGTAACCAATCACATTCGTCTGAAACGGGGAATCGAGATGGGTGCCGGAAATGCAATTTTGATTAAGCTCAATCAAATTGGCACGTTGACAGAAACATTGGAAACAATTGATATGGCAACTCGCAATGGTTTCCGGTCAATGATTTCCCACCGTTCCGGGGAAACGGAAGATACAACGATCGCTGATTTAGCAGTGGCAACAAGGGCCGGTCAAATTAAGACAGGTTCTCTGTGTCGTAGCGAACGGGTGGCAAAGTACAACCGTTTGTTACGGATTGAGGATGAGTTAGGCGATCGGGCGGTGTATGCCGGAACTGTGGGATTAGGACCAAAGGGTTCTAAGTAA
- a CDS encoding Photosystem I reaction centre subunit IX / PsaJ, producing MDSFVKFLSLGPVVLILWLSFTATLLIVGNNIYPDALVPPF from the coding sequence ATGGATTCTTTCGTTAAGTTTCTATCGCTCGGGCCAGTTGTTTTAATCTTATGGCTGTCCTTCACAGCGACTCTCTTGATTGTTGGCAACAATATCTATCCTGATGCCTTAGTCCCTCCGTTCTAA
- a CDS encoding BrnT family toxin, which yields MQFEGDEAKRAENIVKHQIDFADIPQMFDGSMLSELDQRTDYGEERWVGIGFLRNTVAVVVWTERKHNIIRIISARRANKYERERFQQYLSD from the coding sequence ATGCAGTTTGAAGGGGACGAAGCGAAGAGAGCGGAAAACATTGTCAAACATCAGATTGACTTCGCAGATATTCCTCAGATGTTTGATGGCTCCATGTTAAGTGAGCTTGATCAGCGTACTGATTATGGCGAGGAGCGGTGGGTGGGTATCGGCTTCTTGCGAAATACTGTAGCGGTTGTTGTCTGGACAGAACGAAAGCATAATATAATTAGAATTATATCAGCACGAAGAGCTAATAAATATGAGCGAGAAAGATTTCAACAATACCTCTCGGACTGA
- a CDS encoding BrnA antitoxin family protein, with protein sequence MSEKDFNNTSRTDWAAIEAMSDEEIDYSDIPPLTDEFFENATLRIPATQARNLIQLDADVMAWFRGQGSEYRNTINSVLRRYIESSR encoded by the coding sequence ATGAGCGAGAAAGATTTCAACAATACCTCTCGGACTGATTGGGCGGCAATAGAGGCCATGAGTGATGAGGAAATTGATTACTCGGATATTCCCCCTTTAACGGATGAGTTTTTTGAGAACGCTACTCTCAGAATACCAGCGACCCAAGCTCGTAATTTGATTCAGTTAGATGCGGATGTGATGGCATGGTTTCGAGGGCAAGGGTCAGAGTATAGAAACACGATTAATTCAGTGTTGCGGCGTTATATAGAGAGTAGCAGATAG
- the tsaD gene encoding tRNA (adenosine(37)-N6)-threonylcarbamoyltransferase complex transferase subunit TsaD, with protein MATVLAIETSCDETAVAIVKNREVSSNVVSSQIAVHQQYGGVVPEVASRSHLEVIDGAIAQALAEAQLNWSDIDGIAATCTPGLVGALLVGLTAGKTLAMLHQKPFLGIHHLEGHLYASYLTEPSLEPPFICLLVSGGHTSLIDVQAGGVYETLGQTRDDAAGEAFDKVARLLKLGYPGGPIIDRLAKSGNPKAFKLPEGKIGLPSGGYHPYDTSFSGLKTAVLRLVEKLKATGEELPVNDIAASFQDTVARALSKRAIACARDRSRDTIVIGGGVAANSALREHLLADAAPHNLRVLFPPLKYCTDNAAMIACAAADRLNRGDRSPLTLGAQSRMALTDAHQLYL; from the coding sequence ATGGCAACCGTTTTAGCAATTGAAACAAGTTGTGACGAAACTGCGGTAGCAATTGTAAAGAATCGTGAAGTGAGTAGCAATGTGGTTTCGTCGCAAATTGCGGTGCATCAGCAGTATGGCGGGGTGGTGCCAGAAGTGGCCTCTCGGTCTCATTTAGAAGTCATTGATGGGGCGATCGCCCAAGCGTTAGCGGAAGCCCAACTCAATTGGTCCGACATTGATGGCATCGCCGCCACCTGCACCCCGGGTCTCGTCGGTGCTCTGTTAGTCGGCCTCACCGCTGGCAAAACCCTCGCCATGCTGCATCAAAAACCCTTTCTAGGCATCCATCACCTGGAAGGACATCTCTATGCCTCCTACCTCACCGAACCCAGCTTAGAACCCCCGTTTATCTGCCTATTAGTCTCCGGGGGTCACACCAGCTTGATTGATGTCCAAGCAGGGGGTGTTTATGAAACCTTGGGACAAACCCGGGATGATGCTGCCGGAGAAGCCTTTGATAAAGTAGCGCGATTATTAAAGCTGGGATATCCCGGAGGGCCAATCATCGATCGCCTTGCCAAATCTGGGAACCCCAAAGCCTTTAAGCTCCCCGAGGGCAAAATTGGACTCCCATCCGGGGGGTATCATCCTTATGACACCAGTTTTAGTGGCTTAAAAACTGCTGTTCTAAGGTTGGTGGAGAAACTCAAAGCTACTGGGGAGGAACTCCCAGTCAACGATATTGCGGCCAGTTTTCAGGATACGGTGGCGAGAGCCTTAAGCAAACGGGCCATTGCCTGCGCCCGCGATCGCAGTCGGGATACCATCGTTATTGGGGGTGGAGTCGCGGCGAATAGCGCCCTCAGAGAACACCTATTAGCCGATGCTGCCCCTCATAACTTGCGCGTGCTGTTTCCCCCTTTGAAATACTGCACCGATAACGCGGCGATGATTGCCTGTGCTGCTGCCGATCGCCTCAACCGAGGCGATCGCAGCCCCTTGACCCTAGGCGCTCAATCCCGCATGGCCCTAACCGATGCTCACCAGCTTTATTTATAG
- a CDS encoding alpha/beta fold hydrolase: METIDILGVPHAYELTDPRPSPHVLVFIHGWLLSRRYWQPLIDRLSVDYQCLSYDLRGFGDSQPYPPPKPQFHAGYTPSAYARDLEVLLDQLNISTTWLIGHSLGGSIALWGASQLPSKVQGALCVNSGGGIYIKEEFERFRAAGQVFVKMRPRWLCYLPGIDWLFTRDSVASPLPRHWARQRLLDFVMAHPEAAIGALLDSTTEVEVHHLPQLVSQLTQPVYFITGTKDKVMEPKYVRHLASFHALFEDGGMNVIEIPDCGHLSMVEQPEVVAAEIRQILGNHG; the protein is encoded by the coding sequence ATGGAAACGATTGACATCCTGGGGGTTCCTCACGCTTATGAACTCACCGATCCTCGCCCCTCTCCCCATGTTCTGGTTTTTATCCACGGTTGGCTCCTCAGCCGCCGCTATTGGCAACCCCTAATCGATCGCCTGTCGGTAGATTATCAATGCCTCTCTTATGACTTGCGCGGATTTGGCGACTCTCAACCCTATCCCCCCCCAAAACCCCAGTTCCATGCAGGCTACACTCCCAGCGCCTATGCCCGCGATTTGGAAGTCTTGCTGGACCAACTCAATATCTCCACTACATGGCTGATTGGTCACTCCCTCGGGGGCAGTATTGCCCTATGGGGCGCTTCTCAACTCCCCTCTAAGGTGCAAGGGGCGCTCTGCGTCAATTCGGGAGGCGGCATTTATATAAAAGAAGAATTTGAACGATTCCGGGCTGCTGGACAGGTTTTTGTGAAAATGCGCCCCCGTTGGCTGTGCTACCTCCCCGGCATTGATTGGTTATTTACTCGCGATAGTGTCGCTAGTCCCCTCCCGCGCCACTGGGCAAGGCAAAGACTCCTGGATTTTGTGATGGCTCACCCAGAAGCGGCGATCGGGGCTTTGCTTGATTCCACAACTGAAGTCGAGGTCCACCACCTTCCTCAACTGGTTTCCCAGCTCACCCAGCCGGTTTATTTCATCACCGGCACAAAGGACAAGGTGATGGAACCGAAGTATGTTCGGCATTTAGCCAGTTTTCATGCCCTCTTTGAAGATGGGGGGATGAATGTGATTGAAATTCCCGACTGCGGCCATTTATCGATGGTGGAGCAACCGGAGGTGGTGGCGGCGGAAATTCGCCAGATTCTGGGCAATCATGGTTAG
- the gmk gene encoding guanylate kinase, with protein sequence MQMGQLIVFTGPSGVGKGTLLRSLLESHPELELSISVTTRAPREGEIEGRHYYFVNREQFQGLIATGQLLEWAEFAGNCYGTPRTPVEEMIAQGKLVVLEIELEGARQVRETFPGALQLFILPPSPEELERRIRVRGQDSEEAIARRLHRAQVEIAAADEFDIVIVNDDFDRALEAIEMALFAPVS encoded by the coding sequence ATGCAGATGGGTCAATTAATTGTGTTTACGGGTCCGAGTGGGGTGGGGAAGGGAACGTTGCTGCGATCGCTGTTGGAAAGTCACCCGGAATTGGAGTTGTCGATTTCGGTGACAACTCGTGCACCTCGCGAAGGAGAAATTGAGGGGCGGCATTATTATTTTGTGAATCGGGAGCAATTTCAAGGGTTGATTGCGACGGGTCAATTGTTGGAATGGGCGGAGTTTGCGGGAAATTGTTATGGGACTCCCCGAACTCCGGTGGAAGAGATGATCGCCCAGGGGAAATTAGTGGTTTTGGAAATTGAGTTAGAAGGGGCGCGGCAAGTTCGAGAAACGTTTCCCGGGGCGTTGCAATTGTTTATTTTACCGCCATCGCCGGAGGAGTTGGAACGGCGAATTCGGGTGAGGGGGCAGGATTCTGAGGAGGCGATCGCCCGTCGCCTCCACCGTGCTCAAGTCGAAATTGCTGCTGCCGATGAGTTTGATATTGTGATTGTGAATGATGATTTTGACCGGGCATTAGAGGCGATCGAGATGGCCTTATTTGCCCCAGTTTCCTAA